A single Callithrix jacchus isolate 240 chromosome 4, calJac240_pri, whole genome shotgun sequence DNA region contains:
- the LOC100406802 gene encoding large ribosomal subunit protein uL18 has protein sequence MGFVKVVKNKAYFKRYQVKFRRRREGKTDYYARKRLVIQDKNKYNTPKYRMIVRVTNRDIICQIAYARIEGDMIVCAAYAHELPKYGVKVGLTNCAAAYCTGLLLARRLLNRFGMDKIYEGQVEVTGDEYNVESIDDQPGAFTCYLDAGFARTTTGNKVFGALKGAVDGGLSIPHSTKRFPGYDSESKEFNAEVHRKHMMGQNVADYMRYLMEEDEDAYKKQFSQYIKNSITPDMMEEMYKKAHAAIRENPVYEKKPKKEVKKKRWNRPKMSLAQKTDRVAQKKASFLRAQEQAAES, from the coding sequence ATGGGGTTTGTTAAAGTTGTTAAGAATAAGGCCTACTTCAAGAGATACCAAGTGAAATTTAGAAGACGACGAGAGGGTAAAACTGATTACTATGCTCGGAAACGCTTGGTGAtacaggataaaaataaatacaacacacCCAAATACCGGATGATAGTTCGTGTAACAAACAGAGATATCATTTGTCAGATTGCTTATGCCCGCATAGAGGGGGATATGATAGTCTGCGCAGCATATGCACACGAACTGCCAAAATATGGTGTGAAGGTTGGCCTGACAAATTGCGCTGCAGCGTATTGTACTGGCCTGCTGCTGGCCCGCAGGCTTCTCAATAGGTTTGGCATGGACAAGATCTATGAAGGCCAAGTGGAGGTGACTGGTGATGAATACAATGTGGAAAGCATTGATGATCAGCCAGGTGCCTTTACCTGCTATTTGGATGCAGGCTTTGCCAGAACTACCACTGGCAATAAAGTTTTTGGTGCCCTGAAGGGAGCTGTGGATGGAGGCTTGTCTATCCCTCATAGTACCAAGCGATTCCCTGGTTATGATTCTGAAAGCAAGGAATTTAATGCAGAAGTACACCGGAAGCACATGATGGGCCAGAATGTTGCAGATTACATGCGCTACTTAatggaagaagatgaagatgctTACAAGAAACAGTTCTCTCAATACATAAAGAACAGCATAACTCCAGACATGATGGAGGAGATGTATAAGAAAGCTCATGCTGCTATACGAGAGAATCCAGTCTATGAAAAGAAGCCCAAGAAAGAAGTTAAGAAGAAGAGGTGGAACCGCCCCAAAATGTCCCTTGCTCAGAAGACAGATCGGGTAGCTCAAAAGAAGGCAAGCTTCCTCAGAGCTCAGGAGCAGGCTGCTGAGAGCTAA